TTTCGATTTTCAAATCGATCAGACTATAAATACGCCTAATTCTATCTGGTAAGAATGTTACTAACGATTCTTCTTGAAAATTGAATGTCTCAGTTATTTTATCCCAATCTGGATGAGTTCTAAGAAGCACTAAAGACCAATAATAGTTCATCAAAGCATCACCGATTCTTAGTTCCTGTTCAGCATCATTTCCACGTCTGGCGTAATCTTTAATCAGCTTTTCTCGTTTAAAAAATATCTTGTTCTTTTCTTCTTTTTTAATGTATCGATAGACAATATATCTTCCATCCTCTTCAAAAATGCTTCTTTCTGCAGCATCTAAACGGGCAGAGGAATATGTATCAATTGCGGAAGAACAATATTCGCTAACTGTACCATTTTCTTCGGTAAGTATATCTTTGAATGATGCTTCTACTTGTATAGTAATTTGAGAAAGTAGATCTTTAATGGCAAGCTGATCAGATTTAGTTTCGGATGGGCTTTTGCCTATTCCAACTATCCAGTTTACATCGTTTCGCATTGCTTCTATCTCTGATCTTGAGTATGCTGTTAAACTTGCTGAGAAAAGGATCAAAATTAAAAAATAAATTACAATTTTTCTGTTTACCACATTTTCTCCCAATTAATTTATTTAGTTAATGTTGCTTAATTCAATAAGTAGAATCCGTCAATAACATTCTATGGTAACTCATCATAACTCGATTTGCTTTATACTATTACATATTCTTAATACCCCCATGAGAAGAAATAAATTTATTGATTGGGACAGAGTTAAATTCTTTAACAAAAAAGAATTTAACTGTAGATGCTGCGAAACAAGCAACATCTCAGCTAATCTGGTTTTGAAGCTGGATTTAGCAAGAGAACTGGCTGAAACTCCCTTTGTAATCACCAGCGGATATCGCTGTCCCAAGCACAACCAAGAAGTGGGTGGTGTTAAGAACTCTGCTCATGTTCAAGGTCTGGCAGTGGATATTGCTGTGCCTGATAACGTAGCACGTCTAAATATCCTTCGAGGTCTAATCATAGCAGGTTTCCGTAGAATCGGCATTGGCAAAGATTTTATCCATGCAGATATAGATAAATCAAAACCTAACAATCTCTGGTTATACGAGGTTTGATTATGCTTCCTATCGATACATCAACAGCAATCTCAATCCTTAACCTGAACGCAGATGACAGGATCATTGCAACCTTTGATCAGCATG
This Candidatus Cloacimonadota bacterium DNA region includes the following protein-coding sequences:
- a CDS encoding DUF882 domain-containing protein, producing the protein MRRNKFIDWDRVKFFNKKEFNCRCCETSNISANLVLKLDLARELAETPFVITSGYRCPKHNQEVGGVKNSAHVQGLAVDIAVPDNVARLNILRGLIIAGFRRIGIGKDFIHADIDKSKPNNLWLYEV